From Chryseobacterium tructae, one genomic window encodes:
- a CDS encoding GLPGLI family protein has product MRQKLLVFCVLFLAILSNAQTIRYVYATLVNPDSINLVSMKSERTFLDIKNNKSLFISENKLKRDSLLASFRSEMKENYKKEEKDFSKLEGRRPIEPTFFEYFITKSIPEQKVYYYDKVAGKQIYYQEDRPVKWNISSSIEKQNGYSAQKAEANFGGRIWTAWFTKDIPLSDGPYKFSGLPGLIVKLEDDKGDYKFDLVQKIKINNAFEEPISIEAKQSTRINFHGDKAALELELGKNYRMMAGNMRNNGEETMDSNGSGRHGGGMNGGGMRGGGHSGGGMHHGMNGGGQGFPTRTTDTSAFSAKSGMGQNQNPIELN; this is encoded by the coding sequence ATGAGACAAAAACTGCTTGTTTTTTGTGTTTTGTTTTTGGCGATATTGTCTAATGCACAGACCATAAGATATGTATATGCAACATTGGTAAACCCGGATTCCATTAATCTGGTAAGTATGAAGAGTGAAAGAACTTTTTTGGATATTAAGAACAATAAGTCTTTGTTTATCAGTGAAAACAAACTAAAACGGGATTCTCTTTTGGCTTCTTTCAGATCAGAGATGAAAGAGAATTATAAAAAGGAAGAAAAAGATTTTTCAAAACTGGAGGGAAGAAGACCTATTGAACCTACTTTTTTTGAATATTTTATTACTAAAAGTATTCCGGAACAGAAAGTGTATTATTATGATAAAGTAGCTGGAAAACAAATTTACTATCAGGAGGACAGACCTGTCAAGTGGAACATTTCCAGTAGTATAGAAAAACAGAATGGATATTCTGCACAAAAAGCGGAGGCTAATTTTGGAGGTAGGATTTGGACAGCTTGGTTTACAAAGGATATTCCCCTTTCCGATGGTCCTTATAAGTTTTCGGGGTTGCCGGGCTTGATTGTGAAGTTGGAGGATGATAAAGGAGATTACAAGTTTGATCTGGTTCAAAAAATAAAAATTAATAATGCATTTGAAGAGCCAATAAGTATAGAAGCGAAACAAAGTACGAGAATTAATTTCCATGGAGATAAGGCGGCTTTGGAATTAGAATTAGGAAAGAATTATAGAATGATGGCTGGGAATATGAGAAATAATGGTGAGGAAACCATGGATAGTAATGGAAGCGGAAGACATGGAGGAGGAATGAATGGTGGTGGTATGAGAGGTGGTGGTCATTCAGGTGGCGGAATGCATCATGGGATGAACGGCGGCGGTCAAGGCTTTCCTACGCGAACAACAGATACGAGTGCCTTTTCTGCTAAAAGTGGAATGGGACAGAATCAAAACCCGATTGAGTTGAATTAA
- a CDS encoding GLPGLI family protein, with translation MKKLGIIALALFIQQFSAQTNRFVYQVTMKPDAENKADSKTENAYLDIAQDKSVFYSENRIKRDSIMQKAFQGGGGRGSINRDQMEGLRTNINYTVEKDKASQKTYFKDRIGRDIYSYEEDRPLNWKISSETRKIGEYKVQKAETDFAGRKWTAWFTTDLPYQDGPYKFGGLPGLIVKVEDDKGDYSFDLMKNYKIAELPTLNQFGNTLKVKRSDFVKQQQKFKTDPMSFMTQQGSGGMATTMRIGGGRGSGGGNQDPAEMRKRMEERVKEEAKKNSNPIELQ, from the coding sequence ATGAAAAAATTAGGTATTATTGCTTTAGCGCTGTTTATTCAGCAGTTTTCTGCGCAAACTAACCGATTTGTATATCAGGTAACGATGAAGCCGGATGCTGAAAATAAAGCAGATAGTAAAACTGAAAATGCATATCTTGATATTGCTCAGGATAAATCAGTTTTTTATTCTGAAAATAGGATCAAAAGAGATTCTATCATGCAGAAGGCATTTCAAGGTGGTGGTGGAAGAGGAAGTATCAACAGGGATCAGATGGAAGGTTTAAGAACAAACATAAATTATACTGTTGAAAAAGATAAAGCGAGCCAGAAGACTTATTTTAAAGACAGAATAGGACGTGATATTTATTCTTACGAGGAAGACAGACCTTTGAACTGGAAGATTTCTTCAGAAACAAGAAAGATAGGTGAGTATAAGGTTCAAAAAGCAGAAACGGATTTTGCGGGTAGAAAATGGACGGCATGGTTTACTACAGATCTTCCTTATCAGGATGGTCCTTATAAATTTGGTGGTCTTCCGGGGTTAATTGTAAAAGTTGAAGATGATAAAGGAGATTATTCTTTTGACCTGATGAAGAATTACAAGATTGCAGAACTTCCTACTCTCAATCAATTTGGAAATACCTTAAAAGTAAAAAGAAGTGATTTTGTGAAGCAGCAACAAAAGTTTAAAACAGATCCAATGTCATTTATGACTCAGCAGGGTTCCGGTGGTATGGCAACTACGATGAGAATAGGCGGTGGAAGGGGCTCAGGTGGTGGGAATCAGGATCCTGCTGAGATGAGAAAGAGAATGGAAGAAAGAGTGAAGGAGGAAGCCAAAAAGAACAGTAATCCAATTGAATTACAATAA
- a CDS encoding HesB/IscA family protein, whose product MIKVSDYAKEKAIQLMTEDGFNPAEDYIRVGVKSGGCSGLEYVLKFDNQKTETDQIFEDNNIKIIIDKKSILYLAGTTLEYSGGLNGKGFVFNNPNASRTCGCGESFSL is encoded by the coding sequence ATGATAAAAGTATCAGACTATGCAAAGGAGAAAGCCATCCAACTTATGACGGAAGATGGTTTTAACCCTGCTGAAGATTATATAAGAGTTGGGGTGAAAAGCGGCGGATGCTCTGGTTTAGAGTATGTTTTAAAGTTTGACAACCAAAAAACAGAAACGGATCAGATTTTTGAAGATAACAATATTAAGATTATTATCGATAAAAAATCCATTCTTTATTTAGCAGGAACCACTCTTGAATATTCAGGAGGATTGAACGGAAAAGGGTTTGTTTTCAACAACCCGAACGCATCCAGAACATGTGGATGTGGAGAATCATTTAGTCTTTAG